In Arenicella xantha, the genomic window GGGCAATAAGCAGGTCTGCCGATTCACAATAGCAGCACTCAGAACCACCAAGAACAAATAGCGATTGTCACACAGGTTAATAACATGTTCAGCGCGCGGCATAACCGCGGCTAAACGTAGCACATGATTAAGAAACGCCGCATTCGACACAATAAGCGGCGCTCCGCTAAGCGCGCTCGACCCACTTACAGAACCCGTTAGCTGATTCAGCGGTTTGCTTAAGCACGCAACGGGCGCAGTTAGCTCCCGTTGGATTAACAGTGTTACATCACTCATGTCAGGTCATCGCATGAGGATCATGCCAAACTGAACAATTTTATGAGTGTGCTTCAATAAAGGCGTTTAAGCTACGCAAGGTAGCAAAGGCCTCTTTGGTACTTTCGTCTTCAGCCTTCATCTCGACACCGTGCTCTTGGGAAATTGCCAAGGCAATCTCCAGCGCATCAATCGAGTCTAATCCAAGCCCATCACCGAACAATAATTCTTCGGGATCGATTTCATTCGGCTCAACATCTTCCAGATTCAGGACTTCTACAAGCAGTTCTGCGAGGGCTGCTTCAGCAGGAGTTTGAGTTGCCATGGTCGGAATCTCCGTTCGGTTGTGTCTTTATTTTCAAAGGGCGAAAGTTTAAACTATTCGTTTAGAAAAGATAATAACAAGATACCAAAACAGCGTCGGCATAACCGATAGTTACACAAAAAAGACAACTGTCTAATTTTGACGCTATAGCACAATTTATGAGGGATGCCGGTGCTTCAAACCACTGCCTTTTACGATGCCAATTGTGGTGTCGAAAACCCTTATTACTCGTTCTTTAGCACTCTCTGTCGGTTGTGCTTAGCATCGCGTGCTGTACCTTGTTATGTCATAAGTGAGCCATCGCATGCTACGAAATTACATTACCACGTCTGACCCCGAACGGCTGCTGTCAGCGCGTGATACCTTAGCTGTATTGCGATTCACCGCAAATCCGCCTCAGCCTGAATCAGTGATTGATACTCGAGTAGAGTTACTTTCTGAAATCGACGGCCTACCCAATTCTGCTTACGAAGTTTGGCAAATTGAATCAGGCTCAGTTGAGCACGGCAACGATCTTGGCTGCGCTTGGCGACGTTCTGCCGACTTGCAGTTCTGCAGCGTGTCGATGCCACTTCAACAAGGCGACGACTTTGAAGCCACAGCCTACGCCGTATACGATCAATTGCTCAGCTTCATCAATGCCTCGCCACACCCTGAATTAGTGCGCTTTTGGAATTACATTCCCAACATTAATGTGGGCGCTGGCGACAGTGAAAATTATAAACGGTTCTGCGCTGGACGGCTTCGGGCCTTCACTAAACATCAATTAGATGATTTGCAGTTTCCGGCCGCCTCGGCGGTTGGCCACTACCGCGATGGAATTACCGTTTATGCCTTAACCACCGCAACTAGTGCCGAGCATCATGCTAACCCGCGCCAAGTCGACGCGTTCAAATACCCTCGCCAATATGGGCTCAGCAGCCCATCGTTTGCGCGCGCCACGACCCTCGAGTTAGGCGAACAACGCCTCTGTTTTATCTCTGGAACCGCCAGTATTTTGGGTCATAGCTCAGTGCATCAAGACGATCTACGTCTGCAGCTTTACACCACTAACGACAATATTTTGTACTTATTAAAAGAAACCTCGTTCAAGCGTAGCCAAGTGCGAACCTTACGAGTGTACTTGCGTAATAAGTCAGACTTTGAAGAGTGCAATCGCATCGTCAAAGAATTGTTCCCAGACACCGAAGTACTGTTTACCCATGCCGATATCTGTCGTTCAGATCTATTGGTGGAAATAGAGTGCTTTTGCGTTGCTAGCTAATCACCACGCGCAATGCTGTTAATCGTGCCAGCGCTGTCAGTCAATCATGCTTGGCGAATTTTGGCCGCCGGAATTTGCTATATCTTATTTGCGATTGGCGCACTATTGCCCGGCATCTACATATTTTGCTTAGCATTATTGCCAATCGACCAAGCCGCTAAGCAACGGCGTGTTCGCAACGTTATACAGTCGCTGTGCCGCTTCTACGTTCAATTGATTCAAGCATCAGGGTTGATGAGTTACTCACTGGAAGGTGAACGACCTACTGCCATTAGCGGGCATTTGGTGATCTCAAATCACACCATGCTAATAGACGCTCTATTTGTTTTAGCGTACGTCGAAAACTTATGCTGTGTAGTAAAAGCCTCCTTGTGTCACAACCCATTTACCTACCTACCGATTAAATCTGCAGGCTATATCTCTAACGGCGATCCTGCCCTAGTGGAACGCGCGGCCGAGAAAATAGCGCAAGGCGAAAACATTCTCATATTCCCCGAAGGAACACGTAACCAATACGACCTGCAATTGGATTTTAAACGTGGAGCCGCCAATATCGCCGTTCTCAGCAATGCACCGATTTTGCCAATCGTGCTGTGCTGTATGCCTCGCGCTCTGGGTAAAGGTCAAAAATGGTATGAAATTCCAAAGGATAAATCTAAGATCATTATGCAGTTTCATTCAGTGCTGCAGATTGCGCAATGCATCGACACCGCAGAGCCGCGCACACGACAATACCGTAAGCTTACCGAGTGGCTGCGCGACTACTATTATAAGGCGGTTTCGGCAGTGGTCGGTAGTTAGCCAGTTAGTGCTATAATCCGCCGCCTAATAAGGCTTACATAATTGCAAACGTATGGCACATACTAAACAAGAAATTCTAGATCACATTAACGGCGTGTTGGTTGATCTATTTGAAATTGAAGAAGAAAAACTCGTTCCTGAAGCAAAACTCTATGACGATCTCGATATTGATAGCATTGACACTATTGACCTATTAATCGAGCTAAAGAAATTTGTTGGGCGCGACATTGATGCCGACGCCTTTATTGATGCGCGTACCATCGGTGAAGTGGCTGACGTCATTCACAAAATGTAATTAGCCATGCTGAGCACCAAGCTAGACATGGAGGTACCATTTTTCGACGTGGATGCCTATCGAATCGTGTGGCACGGCAACTACCCCAAGTATTTTGAAATTGCTCGCTGCCAACTACTCGAAGAAATTGGTTACCCGTATCAGCGAATGGAAGAATCAGGTTATTTTTTCCCGGTCATTGATATGCACATACGGTATGTTAAACCTATCGTGTTCAAGCAACGGATTCAGGTCAAAGCCACACTCAAGCAATGGGAAAACAAGCTGGTTATAGACTATCTAATTACTGACCAAGTTTCCGGTGACCGATTAACCAAGGGGCAAACTCAGCAAGTCGCGGTGCTTATGCCAGACAACATTACCCAATTCCAAAGTCCACGCGAGTTCATCGAACATATCGAGAGTCGCTTGCCCGCCACACCAACGTCATGATGTGCTCAATCCGAACCGCATTATTAATAGTGTTATTGCCTATCGGCTTACCGGTGCAAGCCAACTCCATTGAAACCAGTCAAGACGTGCCGTTACCACTATCCAATCAAACCTGTAGCTTTGCTGGCCATTTTAGCCAACAACGTTTACTTAGCGGCATACCAACACCACTTGAATCCGCTGGCTATTTCTACTTCCACTGCGAGCATGGTGTGGTGTGGTCGACCGCTGCACCGATCGCTGAAGCATTGGTGCTGCAAAAAGGCGGTGCTGGATATATTGTTAAAGATAACACCTTTCAAAAACTAAGCTCACGCCAGCACAAATTTCTCGGCGATTTACTCAACAGCTTAATGGCTGGCGAGCAAGACGAACTTAGCAAGCGGTTCACAATAGCGCTCTTACCGGACGCTTCAGTGTATCGACTCACGCCCAAACAACGCTCCTTACAACGCGGCATTTCACATATCGACCTCAAGCTGAACGTCGAACTTGCGACTGTGCAACTAACAATTGTAGACCGCAACCAGCAACACACCATTATAGAATCGACTCAGGATACGCAGTTTAACAACGATCAAGAGCCTGTCGAGGCCTGTGCGTCGGTCGAGAGTCTACGCCTCGCTATTTGCCAACTATTGGATAAATAGCAGCATGTTCATGCGCATCGCCCGAATTCTGTTCATTGTGTTAGTGATTGCCAGTATCGTGTTGGCGTTACGCCTAGGTACCGCGATACAGATCGACACCGATCTTGCAGACATCTCGCCAGGGAGTCAACACAGCTCGCAGACTCGAGCCGCCATTGATGCACTGCAAGACAATATCCAACAGCGCATTATCTTATTGGTGTCTGGCCCCGAAGACGCCGCGTACCAAGCGGATGACGACTTACGTCAAGCATTGAGTCAGGTAAGCAATCTGACCGTGCATGCCTCGCCCGAACAACGATCTGAACAAATGATCGAACAGCTAACGCCGTATCGATTCAGCCTGTTGACGGTTAATCAGCAAGCTTCACTGACAGACATGAACGCCGATGAAATAGCCAACAGCGCCTACGCGGCAATGCTTGGTTTATCTGGCCAAGTTCGCGTATTGCCATTCACACTCGACCCGCTGGGTATTCATTCCGATACGCTACTACAACTCGCACCTAGCAACCCAAGCCACGAACAAGACAACTCGGTAGCGCTGCCGATTCAGCTATCGATTACTCAGGGCGCGCTCAATATGAATGCGCAAAAGGCATTGAGCCAACAGCTTGACGAACTCATCGAACTGACTGAAACGTCACACAACGTGTCGATTGACCGCTCTGGCATATTCTTTTTCGCCGCTCAGGCCGCCAGCAGCTCTAAGCAAGACATAAGCATGATCAGCACCGGCTCTACAATCGGCGTCATTCTGTTGCTACTACTCGTGTTCCGAAGCTTACGGGCGTTACTGTTACCGATAGCATCGATTGCGCTGGGAGTGGGCTTCGCGTTCATTCTAACGCACACCGTATACGGTAAAGTCCATGTGCTGACCATTGTGTTCGGTGCGAGCCTAATCGGCATTGTAATTGACTATTCACTGCACTACTTTTATCACGGCGCGAGCCACGCCAACACGCCAAGCAACCACACCGACCAAAGCAACGAAAAACAGGCCTTACTAAGAGCATTAGCATTGAGCTTGTTAACGTCGATTATTGGCTATGCGGCACTGAGCTTCTCCAGCCTGCAAGCCCTGCAAAAAGTCGCGGTATTTTCCTGCGCTGGTTTGTTTATGGCCTGGCTCAGTGTGGTGTGTTTAGGTGATTGGGCCTTGCGTAAACCATTGAGTGTTGAGCAACGCGTATTTCCCGCGTTGCTCGCGTTGATCTCAAGTGCTTTAAGACAAATAAGTAAGCGCTGTTGGGCGACCCTAGCCTTAGCCACACTTATTGCAGGCATATCGGTCGCGGCGCTATTACAGCCATTCGACGACGATCCTCGAGTGTTTTTCAAAGCCCCAACCGACATGCTCAACAGCGAACGACGAGTAGCGGAAGTTGCAAGTGACTACGAACCCGGCCAGTACATTATTTTACGCGGCCAAAACACCGAAGAAGTGTACCAACGTCACGCACTATTTCTAAACAAGATCAACCAGAGTAAAACACTACACGCTGAACAATTCACCAGCCTAATGAACTGGATACCAAGTCAGGCCAGCCAAGACGCGATCTACCAATTGCAGGAAAAACTCTATACCACCGGTGGTGCGGCTGACCAATTGCTTATGCAACTCGGCCAAGCCGAAGGTGCCACCGCGCTGACGCAAGAGTACCTCGCGGCCAAACAACGTCGACTGCTACCGTCTACGCTAATTGGCTTGCTCGGCGATGCGATGCCGCCGCTTTGGTTTGTTGAGCCCAACAATATTGTTAGCTTTGTATTAATCCAGAAAGGGGTTAATGCGAATGCGCTTGACGCACTGCTGACCGATATCGATGGCATCGAATACGTTAATACCTTGGTTCGCACCGAGCAGGCGCTCAGCACACAGCGCCAGTCCGCCTTAGAATTGTTGTTGTTGGCGTACCTCTTGGTAGCGGCACTTATGGTATTGCGATTTCGACAAGTGAAGGCATTGTGGCTGGTGTTGATTCCCGCTAGCGCGACCTCGGCACTCTTTATTGCGAGCGCGGTATTCGGCTTTGCACTCAATTTATTCCACGTTATGGCGCTGTTTTTGGTGCTCGGCTTCGGTATGGATTATGCTATCTTCGTACATGAATTGAAGCAACGTGTCGCCATTACTTTACAAGCGATCCTGCTATCGGCACTAACCAGTTTGCTATCTTTTGGCCTACTTGGTTTAAGTGCAATTCCAGTGGTAGCGAGTTTCGGTATTACTTTATTGATTGGCAACTTTTTTAACCTGTTTGGTGCGCTGGTATATGCTCGCACTCAAACCTCCCCGACAACCCCTCAAACAACCTAAAGTACGCTATTTTGGCGCACGTAGACACAAGCACATAAACATGAGTAATCGACGAGTATTAGTCACCGGCGCTAGTCGTGGAATTGGTGCCGCCACCGCCATTGAGCTAGCGCGGCAAGGCTTCGACATAACAGTAAACTATCACAGCAATCAAGCCGCGGCCGATGCGATTGTAAAGACCATTGAAGAGCATGGTATAGCAGCTAAGGCACTACAGTTCGACATCGGCGATCGTGCTCAAGTGCGGGAAATTTTAGAGTCCGACGTCGAACAGAATGGCGCCTACTATGGTGTTGTCTGCAACGCCGGCATTGCCCATGACGCGGCATTCCCTGCGCTCCAAGACGAACAATGGGATTCTGTAATACATACCAACTTAGACGGCTTTTACAACGTACTGCAGCCGTTGATTATGCCAATGATTCGGCTTCGTAGCGGCGGGCGCATCGTGACTTTGTCGTCGGTGTCTGGACTAATCGGTAATCGCGGCCAAGTTAACTACAGTGCTGCGAAAGCCGGCATTATTGGTGCAACCAAAGCTTTAGCCGTTGAATTAGCCAAACGTAAAATCACTGTGAACTGTGTCGCACCCGGGGTTATCGAAACCGACATGACAGAAAATATTCATGCCGACGAAGCTAAAAAGATGATACCCATGGGCCGATTCGGCCAAGTCGAAGATATTGCGGCTGCGGTGGCCTATTTAATGTCAGATTCAGCCGGCTATGTGACGCGCCAAGTAATCAGCGTAAACGGCGGCATGTGCTGAGCCGAATTAGTTCAAATGAACAGCACGGCTAACCGGCTAGTCAATTTTGCTAGGTTTGCCCGGCCCATTTGATTGCCTATAATAGCGCCATGATTACCATCCAAACCTCTCATGTATAAGCAAGTTGCTATAATCGGAGCCGGCCCTGCAGGTTGTGCCCTTGCTTGCTTTTTGCGCGAGAGAGACATCGATTGTTTGGTGTTCGACAGCGATAAAACGCCAGAATTGATGGTCGGCGAGTCATTGGTACCGGCGGCAATACCGGTTTTACGGCGGCTCGGCATTGAACAGCAGGTGGCTGCCGTTTCACGCGTTAAACGTGGTGCTGCTCTACGCCACGGCAATGGCAACCGGGTCGACTTCGAATTCAAAGCGTATGGTAGCGATTACCCAGACTATTCTTATAATATTCCGCGACCTCAGTTTGATCGAATTATTAGACAGCGCGCCGAACAGCTCGGAGTGCGCTTTATTACCCATCGAGCCAATGTTGAGCTGGTCGACGATGACCCGCAACGCGAACTTAGATTAAGCAACGACAGCTTATTAGCAGCCGGCTTGAATCTCAGCACACAGCCCGACATTTTGATTGATGCCACGGGTCGCTCACGTTTATTTAGTCGACGCTTAAACCTTTCTGCCAATCGCGGTCCGCGAACTGACATAGCTCACTTTGCCCACTTCAAGAATTTTTCCGACGATGCTCACCTCGACGGCCAAGTGGTGTTAAGTGCGTTGGCATGCGGCTGGTCTTGGCAAATTCCTTTGCACGGCGTTACCTCCGTCGGCGTAGTGATGAATGCAGACAGCGCAAAACTATACGGCCGTAATGCGGCAGAACGACTAGAAAATGCAATTTCGCATAACCCCTTGTTAGCCGAGGCAGGCTTAGGACGGCAACGAGTTAGCGAGGTCATGACGTACAGCAACTATCAACTTATTACCGAACAAGCACACGGTAAAGGGTGGATTTTGCTTGGTGACGC contains:
- a CDS encoding Rid family hydrolase, whose translation is MLRNYITTSDPERLLSARDTLAVLRFTANPPQPESVIDTRVELLSEIDGLPNSAYEVWQIESGSVEHGNDLGCAWRRSADLQFCSVSMPLQQGDDFEATAYAVYDQLLSFINASPHPELVRFWNYIPNINVGAGDSENYKRFCAGRLRAFTKHQLDDLQFPAASAVGHYRDGITVYALTTATSAEHHANPRQVDAFKYPRQYGLSSPSFARATTLELGEQRLCFISGTASILGHSSVHQDDLRLQLYTTNDNILYLLKETSFKRSQVRTLRVYLRNKSDFEECNRIVKELFPDTEVLFTHADICRSDLLVEIECFCVAS
- a CDS encoding phosphopantetheine-binding protein, which gives rise to MATQTPAEAALAELLVEVLNLEDVEPNEIDPEELLFGDGLGLDSIDALEIALAISQEHGVEMKAEDESTKEAFATLRSLNAFIEAHS
- a CDS encoding 3-ketoacyl-ACP reductase FabG2, producing the protein MSNRRVLVTGASRGIGAATAIELARQGFDITVNYHSNQAAADAIVKTIEEHGIAAKALQFDIGDRAQVREILESDVEQNGAYYGVVCNAGIAHDAAFPALQDEQWDSVIHTNLDGFYNVLQPLIMPMIRLRSGGRIVTLSSVSGLIGNRGQVNYSAAKAGIIGATKALAVELAKRKITVNCVAPGVIETDMTENIHADEAKKMIPMGRFGQVEDIAAAVAYLMSDSAGYVTRQVISVNGGMC
- a CDS encoding MMPL family transporter, which translates into the protein MRIARILFIVLVIASIVLALRLGTAIQIDTDLADISPGSQHSSQTRAAIDALQDNIQQRIILLVSGPEDAAYQADDDLRQALSQVSNLTVHASPEQRSEQMIEQLTPYRFSLLTVNQQASLTDMNADEIANSAYAAMLGLSGQVRVLPFTLDPLGIHSDTLLQLAPSNPSHEQDNSVALPIQLSITQGALNMNAQKALSQQLDELIELTETSHNVSIDRSGIFFFAAQAASSSKQDISMISTGSTIGVILLLLLVFRSLRALLLPIASIALGVGFAFILTHTVYGKVHVLTIVFGASLIGIVIDYSLHYFYHGASHANTPSNHTDQSNEKQALLRALALSLLTSIIGYAALSFSSLQALQKVAVFSCAGLFMAWLSVVCLGDWALRKPLSVEQRVFPALLALISSALRQISKRCWATLALATLIAGISVAALLQPFDDDPRVFFKAPTDMLNSERRVAEVASDYEPGQYIILRGQNTEEVYQRHALFLNKINQSKTLHAEQFTSLMNWIPSQASQDAIYQLQEKLYTTGGAADQLLMQLGQAEGATALTQEYLAAKQRRLLPSTLIGLLGDAMPPLWFVEPNNIVSFVLIQKGVNANALDALLTDIDGIEYVNTLVRTEQALSTQRQSALELLLLAYLLVAALMVLRFRQVKALWLVLIPASATSALFIASAVFGFALNLFHVMALFLVLGFGMDYAIFVHELKQRVAITLQAILLSALTSLLSFGLLGLSAIPVVASFGITLLIGNFFNLFGALVYARTQTSPTTPQTT
- a CDS encoding acyl carrier protein, which gives rise to MAHTKQEILDHINGVLVDLFEIEEEKLVPEAKLYDDLDIDSIDTIDLLIELKKFVGRDIDADAFIDARTIGEVADVIHKM
- a CDS encoding acyl-CoA thioesterase, encoding MLSTKLDMEVPFFDVDAYRIVWHGNYPKYFEIARCQLLEEIGYPYQRMEESGYFFPVIDMHIRYVKPIVFKQRIQVKATLKQWENKLVIDYLITDQVSGDRLTKGQTQQVAVLMPDNITQFQSPREFIEHIESRLPATPTS
- a CDS encoding LolA family protein: MLLPIGLPVQANSIETSQDVPLPLSNQTCSFAGHFSQQRLLSGIPTPLESAGYFYFHCEHGVVWSTAAPIAEALVLQKGGAGYIVKDNTFQKLSSRQHKFLGDLLNSLMAGEQDELSKRFTIALLPDASVYRLTPKQRSLQRGISHIDLKLNVELATVQLTIVDRNQQHTIIESTQDTQFNNDQEPVEACASVESLRLAICQLLDK
- a CDS encoding NAD(P)/FAD-dependent oxidoreductase; translated protein: MYKQVAIIGAGPAGCALACFLRERDIDCLVFDSDKTPELMVGESLVPAAIPVLRRLGIEQQVAAVSRVKRGAALRHGNGNRVDFEFKAYGSDYPDYSYNIPRPQFDRIIRQRAEQLGVRFITHRANVELVDDDPQRELRLSNDSLLAAGLNLSTQPDILIDATGRSRLFSRRLNLSANRGPRTDIAHFAHFKNFSDDAHLDGQVVLSALACGWSWQIPLHGVTSVGVVMNADSAKLYGRNAAERLENAISHNPLLAEAGLGRQRVSEVMTYSNYQLITEQAHGKGWILLGDALGFVDPMLSPGVFMALESAELLDRLVLSKPQSEVERHSADYFSQMQHWHDAWTRLIQYFYDGRILSMGEMRDYIRHEASVFSISRYVEPIVSRMLSQLVSGVKTRSELNHTVLHHTCQHLIRDKSQMENNRIRSTLTATQLSQLQTMLKQAEVSIGKCTAAA
- a CDS encoding lysophospholipid acyltransferase family protein, giving the protein MLLIVPALSVNHAWRILAAGICYILFAIGALLPGIYIFCLALLPIDQAAKQRRVRNVIQSLCRFYVQLIQASGLMSYSLEGERPTAISGHLVISNHTMLIDALFVLAYVENLCCVVKASLCHNPFTYLPIKSAGYISNGDPALVERAAEKIAQGENILIFPEGTRNQYDLQLDFKRGAANIAVLSNAPILPIVLCCMPRALGKGQKWYEIPKDKSKIIMQFHSVLQIAQCIDTAEPRTRQYRKLTEWLRDYYYKAVSAVVGS